From the genome of Verrucomicrobiia bacterium:
TACCCCCGCATTCGATGTTCGATGTTCGATGTTCGATGTTCGATGTTCGATGTTCGATGTTCGATGTTCGATGTTCGATGTTCGATGTTCGATGTTCGATGTTCGATGTTCGATGTTCGATGTTCGATGTTCGATGTTCGATGTTCGATGTTTCTCCACCGCTACGCAATGATCTCCTTCACCACATGTCCATGCACATCCGTGAGCCGGAAGTTCCGCCCATCATAACGGTACGTCAGCTTCTCATGATCGAGACCTAGCAGATGCAAGATCGTCGCGTGCAGATCGTGCATGTGCACCTTGTCCTGCACCGCGAAATGGCCGAACTCATCCGTCTCACCGTAGCTGAAGCCCGGCTTCACACCGCCACCTGCGAGCCAAACGGTGAACCCGTTCGCATTGTGATCGCGACCCGTGCCGTTCTTCTCCGCATACGGCGTACGACCAAACTCCGCGCCCCACCACACGATCGTATCTTCCAAGAGCCCGCGCTGCTTCAAATCCGCCAGCAAGCCCGCGATCGGCTTATCCACCGCGCGCGCGTGCTGCTCATGCTTCGGCAAATTCGAGTGCTGATCCCACGCCGGGTTCGCCGTGTTATCACCGTAAGTCACCTGGATGTAGCGCACGCCGGATTCCGCCATGCGCCGCGCCAACAGGCATTGCCGCCCGAAATTATCCGTATCCTTCTCACCGATGCCGTACAGCGCCAGCGTCGCCGGAGATTCATTCGCGATGTCGATCACGCCCGGTGCCGCACCCTGCATGCGCCACGCGAGTTCGTATGAGTTGATCACCGCTTCCAGCTCGCTGTTGCCCGGATGCTGCTTCAACTGCTCTGCATTCATCGCTTGCAACAAGTCAAACTGCCGCCGTTGCGACGCCATGTCGAACCCGCCATTCTTAAGATTCCGGATAGTAGCCTCAGCCGCAGGCGCACCCGCCTTGCCCAAGGCCGTGCCCTGATAAACCGGCGGCAGGAACGCCGTGCCAAAATTCCTCGGCCCACCATTGCCGCTCGACGGACTGATCGTCACAAAGCCCGGCATGTTATCATTCTCCGTGCCGAGACCATACGTGATCCATGACCCCATCGAAGGCCGGATGAAATTCGTTGCCCCCGTGTGCAAGAACAACGTCGCCGGACCATGCGCGATGCCTTCCGTCTGCATGGACTTGATGAAGCACAGATCATCCGAGTGCTTCGCCGTTTCCGGGAACAAGTCAGACGCCCAACGCCCGCACTGTCCGTATTGCTTGAAATTCCACAACGGCTTCTGGATGCGTTGGGACGATGCCGCCTTGGTGCCCGAGTTCGCGATCTTCCGCGAATCCATGAAATCCCGCATCTCGCCATCGCGCTCCGTGAGGATCGGCTTGTAATCGAACGTATCGACATGGCTCGGCCCGCCCTGCATGAAGATGAAGATGACGCGCTTGGCCTTCGGCTTGAAATGCGGCGTCTTCGCCGCGAGCGGACTCTGCGCCAGCGCGGCCCCCGCCTTGTTCGCCATGCCCGCAAGCGCGAGGTAACCGAACCCGCACGCGACTTTCTTCAGCGCGTTCCGCCGGGACTGCATGTAAGGCATCAGCATATTTCGTCCTTCTCTCGATCAATTCAAATACCGGAAATCCAAGCTCGCGAACAACACCTGGTAGAACTGCCCCCAGGCTTCCAACGCTTGCTTGCCATCACCCGCTTCCGTCACAAATTTCAACGCCACTTCGCGCTCGCCGGAAGTGGGTGAGCGCCCCAGCGCACTGCGATACGCCCGCTCGATCTTCGCGCGATCGTCGCCACCTTCCGTCAGCAGCTTCTTCGCCGCCAGTTGCGCCTGCTCCACCACGAACGGATGGTTCATCAGATAGAGCGCCTGCGGTGCCACCGTGCTCGTATTGCGCTTGCCCACCACCACGCTCGGGTCCGCGAAATCGAACACCTCGAAAATATCCGGCAACGAATTGCGCAATACCGGCATGTAAATGCTGCGCCGCGTCTCCTCGTGCTTGTAATTATAATCCGCGTTCGTGTTCGGCTTCATCGTCGGACCACCCTTCGCTTCCAAGTTCAACTGACCGCTCAAGCTGATGATCGTATCACGGATCTGCTCCGCTTCCAACCGGCGACGGTTCGCATGGCTCAGCAACTTGTTCTCCGGGTCCGCTTGCTTCGCCGCCTCGCTTGCCACCGAGGACATCTGGTAAGCACGTGACAACATCAGCTCCCGCACCAGCTTCTTCGTGGACCAACCCTCCTCCATGAATTTCACCGCCAGATGATCGAGCAGTTCCGGATGTGTCGGAACATCGCCCGTGGTGCCGAAATTATCGACCGAGCGCACCAGACCTTCACCGAAGAGCCAGTGCCAGGCGCGGTTCACATACACGCGAGCTGTGAGAGGGTTGTTATTGCTGGAGAGCCACTCACCGAATTCCAAACGCCCGCTCTGCTTCTCCGGGATCACCGGAGCCGGCCCATGCATCGCCACCTGCATGAAGCCGCGTGGCACCTTCTCGCCCAGCGTATGCACACTGCCACGGATATGGACAAACGTATCACCCGGCTCCTTCTCTTCTTCCACCGACATCACCTTGGGCCTTACCTCTGCGGATTCTGTCAGCCGCTTCATCTCCGCCTCCATGCGCTTCACTTCCGCGTTCATCGCCGCCAGCTCCGCATCCTTCTTCTTATCTTTCTCGCTGCCCGAACCCGTCGGGGCCGTCACGATGTTCGCGTTCGCCAAGTCCTCCACCGGGATGAACTGCACCGCATCCGCACCCACCACACCATCTGTGCCCTCATTCGATACCAGCACAAAACCCGCGCCGCTCTTCTCGAAGCGATGCCGCCCCAGCGAGACAAACCGTCCCATGATCGGCGGCACTTCTTTCTGGTTCACTTGCAAATAGACTTCGCCATCCGCCGTGAGAATCGTCACCGGTACGCTCGCCGAACGATTCACCGCATGCACATAAGCCAGGCGCACCTCGTAGTTGCCGTTCTTGCGGATGTCCGGCACGAAGGTCAGCGTCTTCTTGCCCTTGTCACTGTCGCCATCATGCAGATAACCGCTGCCCACGAACGATTTCGTATACACCGAATGAGTCCACTCACCCACTTTCTTCGCCTGCTCATCATCCACCACGATGCCCGGCAGATCTCCCGGCGCTAAAATCTTCGGCGTCTTCTCCGAACCCTTGTCGATATTCGCCGCCACCATTTTGTTCTGTTTCGCCTTCAGGTCCTTCAATTCCTTCTCCAGCGCCGCCACCGCCTTCTCATGCGCAACCGCTTTTGCCTCCAAATCCGCTGGCAAGGGCGCACCCACCTCCACCCAGCGCGAGACATTCGCCGTCTCCAGCGAACGCGTGCTGCGCAGGATGCCCGCCATCGCGTAATAATCTTTCGTCGGGATGGGATCGAACTTGTGGTCATGGCACCGCGCGCAACCAAGCGCCTGCCCCATAAACGCCTTGCCGATTGTATCCAATTGCTCATCCACCACATCCATCGCGAGCTGCTTCTTGTCCTGCTCCTCCAGCGTCGTATTGCCCATCGCCAGAAACGCCGTGCCCAAAATCTGACGCTGCCGCTGCTCGATGCTGCCCGTCATCAAGTCACCCGCCACATGCTCCTGCACGAGCTGATTGAACGGCACATCCAGATTGAACGAATCGATCACGTAATCCCGATACTTCCACGCTTCCTTGTAAACCAATCCGCGCAAGGTAACCGACTCCGCATAACGCACCACATCCAGCCAATGCCGCCCCCAACGCTCACCAAAGTGCGGCGACGCCAGCAACCCATCCACCAGCTTCTCATAGGCATTCGCGGATTTGTCATTCACGAACGCATCGATCTGCTCCGGCGTCGGCGGCAATCCGATGAGATCAAAGTAAACGCGCCGCACCAAAGTCTCCTTATTCGCATCCGCACTCGGCTTGAGATTCTTCGATTCCAACTTCGCGAGCAGAAACTTATCCACGTCCCCACGTGACCACGCCGCATCCTTCACTGATGGAACTGTTCCTTTTTGCGGCAGCTTGTAAGCCCAGAAATTTCTACCTTCCTCCACCGTCATCCCGCTCTTCGCCAGCGTCACCTTATGCGTGCGCGGGTCCGGCGCGCCCATCTTCACCCACTGCTCCAGCGCCGCGATCTCCGCTTGCGGCAGCTTGTTCTTCGGCGGCATCTGGAAGTCCGTGTCGTGATACTGCACCGCCTTGATCACCAAAGATTTTTCCAGGTCTCCCGGAATGATCGCCGGTCCCGTATCGCCACCCTTCTTCCACCCCTCCGCCGTATCCAGCAGCAAACCGCCCTTCACCTTTTTATCCGCCGCGTGACATTCATAACAACGCTCTGCCAAAATCGGACGGATTTTCTTTTCGAAAAAGTCCACGCCCGCAGCATCTTGCGCAGCCGCGTCCGAAACGGACAGCGCCGTAAGGCTTAGGCCAACGAGGGAAAATAGAACACGAAGCCGGTCAGAGAGACCGACAGCAGACCTAGGACTTTGGTCACACTGCAGGGGCATTTCACGAGTATAAGTCCTTGCGCTGGAAAAATGGACAAAAATTTTCAGGAAAGAGAACCGATGGGCTAGGCAGGTTCATTCCTTCCCCATGATATACTCACTCGGCGACATCCCCTCCAACTGCCGGAACGTCCGCGAGAACAACGCCAGACTGCTGAACCCGCACTGCGCCGCGATCGCCGTCAATGAGAGATTCGTATGCCGTAACAGATCCTTCGCGCGATTGATCTTCAACCGCCGCTGATACTCGCGCGGCGTCATCCCCTTCTGCTGTTTGAAGAGCCGCCCCAAATGCACCGGATGATACCCCGTCTTCTCCGTGAGTTCCTTTGAGCGCATCCGTTTCACCCGGTCTTCCGCCAATGAAATCTCCATGAACCGCACCGCCTCTGCCGCATCCGATTGCGGCGGATGCTGCGTGCCCTCCAGCAGATTTGCCAGCAGTTGCAGCAACAGTCCCGAAGACTCCAACCGCGAATAAACCGACTGTTGTTCAAACAACTCGATGATCCTCAATAACTGCTGCTTCGCCTCCCCAAACACTTTCGGATGCAACCGCCCCTTCAACGAAAAGCCCGCCTCCGCAAACACATCCCGCTGGATCCCCGGATGCCTGGCATCCAAGAATCCCGCTGGTGCCATCGGCAGATCCGCATAACGCGCATGGAACACCGCATCGAAATGCACATACGGCACCCGCATCTGCGGCGGCGCGAACCCCTCCAGCACATGCGGCACTCGCGGCGGCACACAATACCATCCACCAGCCTCCAACGGAACCGTCACTTCATCAAAGACCAGTTCACCGCGTCCGCTCTCCACCTGGAACAAAAGAAAATCTCGCAACACCCGCCGCTCCACCCGCCAGGCATCCCGCACCGGATTCGCCGCAAAGCGAACGAACGGACTTAACCCCTGAAGCAATTGCGCACGCGAAATCATTATATTTAAGCCACAGATTTACACAGAAGAAACACAGATAAGGGATTAAAGAAACAGCGTTTCGAAACAGCATTCTTTTTGTGCCTTCTGTGCCTTTTTGTGGCCAATCTCTATCCGTGTATATTCTGTGCTCAATCCGTGGTTAAGAAACCTCCTTCGCCGGAGGTATCGGCTGCTTCAAATACTCCAACTGACAAGGCCGACACAGATCATACTTCAACTCCACGTGCACATCCCGCATCGCCTCTGCTTCAGTCTGCTCAGAGGCCGCAGCCAGTGCTTCCCGCACTGCGGCCTGAGCATCCTCCCGCAACTCCTCCTCCGTGATCTCCAAAGGATCAGCCGCCGCCGTCACTTGGATGTTCACCACATAACGCGGCGACCCTTTCGGCAGCGGACGATAACACCGGTCACAGATATGCGTGATCATATTGGTCAGTTCCGCCTCGTCATCCCGCAAGCGGGACGGCTACGATTCAATAATCCAGCTCGATCGCCACCGGGCAATGATCCGAGCCCATGATGTGCGGCTTGATCCAAGCTTTTTTCAAACGCTTGCGCAGCTTTTGCGAGAGGCAGAAGTAGTCGATACGCCACCCGATGTTACGCTCGCGAATGCCCGGGCGATAGCTCCACCAGGAGTAATGACTCGGCCCTTTCTCGAATTCGCGGAAGGTATCCACATAACCGAGCGCGAGCGTTTCGTCGAAGCTGTTGCGCTCCTCGATGGTGAAGCCCGCATTGCGCACATTGGTCTTCGGATTCTTCAGATCAATCTCCTTATGCGCCACATTCAAGTCGCCGCAGAAAATGACCGGCTTGCTGAGTTCGAGTTTCTTGAGGTGATTGCGAAATGATTTGTCCCAGATGTTCGTGCGGTAATCGAGCCGTTCCAGTTCGCGCTGGGAATTCGGCGTGTAAACGCAGACGAGATGAAAATCCTTAAACTCGGCGTTCACGATGCGCCCCTCGGTATCCACCTCTTTCTGACCCATGCCGTAAGTGACGTTCTGCGGCTTTTCCTTCGTGAAGATGGCGGTGCCGGAATAACCCTTCTTCTCCGCCGAGTTCCAGAATTGGTGATAATCCTTCGGCCAAAGCATATCGACGACCTGACTTTGCTCCGCCTTCGTCTCTTGCAGGCACAGGATCTCCGGCTTCGAGCTGCCCATGAAATCCAGCAGACCTTTGCCGAGCGCCGAGCGCACACCGTTGACGTTCCAAGAGACGAGTTTCATGCGAAGGAAAATGCCAAGAGGCGCGGGCTTAAAGAAGAAGTTTTTTCAGACACAGATGGAACACGGAAAGACACGGATGAGAAACTGTCAATTAGCTTTCTCGCGCATGACAGCTGGCGCAAGATTTTATGGCTGCACGTCAGTCGCATACTTGCTCCACACCTGTTGAGATCGCTGGTAATCTTCGGTCAAAACCTGCTCCGCCGGGTCATAGCGGATGATGTTCTGTGCATAGCATTCATTCAGACCCGCCAAAAAATTTCGGAAGGATGTAAAATAGATGTAATGGCTGTCTTCCGCCATGTGATAGAAGAAATGCCCCGGCTTGGCCGTTTTGGCGGTATCCAGAAAATAGCCATCAGACGCACCATCTCCAAATATCGGCAGCCAACCGCGTTGATGGCCGAGGATGAATTCATCCAAAACACCTCTGGGCTGGGTCATTTTATTGATCATCACGGCGTCTTCCAAAGACTGAAAGTAATGTCCTGGGATGATCTCGTTGGTGCTGCCAGATGGCTGGCCATTTCGCCACTGATACAGTGCGCGGATATCAGGCGGCAGGGTTAAGCCATGCTTCCGTTCGATTTCCAGAATGGCTTCAGGTGAAAGACCAGGCTTCAGTTCCGCCAACCCTTGCGGGGCTTTGGTTTGGAGTTCTAATTCAAGTTGAGCCAACAGATTGGTGACATCAGTCTGTATCTCAGGCGGCAATGCGGGGGGAGAGGGGTAAAACATCATCCGCCCCGCCAGTCCCGGCCCAAATCGAAACACTGCCAGGAGCAACGCGAAGCCGAGCACAGATGTGATGCTTAATAATAGCAATACTCGACGTTTGGTTATGAATGAATCTGGCGACATACCCTTTGCTTTGCGTCACCAATTTAGCGATTGGTTTGTGAGATGCCAAGCAGGCAGAAATCATAAAATACCCAGTGCTGCGTCTTGCGTGAATAAGCGGTCATCTCTACGCTTCCAATCTCAGCCAAGTTCGTTATGAATACGCGCCCAATCGCCTGTTGGTTGCTCTCTATTCTAGCCCTGCCGCTGGCAGTTTGCGCGGCAGAGATCAAGCGCTCTCCTGCTATCGATACCAACTATCGCGCTGCTGCCATTCAAGTGCCTGAAGGTTACGTAGCGGAGTTGGTAGCAGGGCCGCCTTTGGTGCGGCATCCGATGATGGCGGGGTTTGATGATCGGGGGCGGCTCTTCATCTCCGAATCTGCCGGGCTGAATCTGAATAACAAGGAACTCGACGCGCAGACGCCGAATTACATCTCCATGCTGGAGGATACGGATGGCGATGGCTTCTTCGATAAATCCACGGTGTTCGCGGATAAGATGACGTTCCCGCAAGGCGCGCTCTGGTATCGGAATGCACTCTACGTCTGCTCGCCACCGGGACTGTGGAAGCTGGAGGATCTGGACAATGACGGGAAGGCGGAGAAGCGCACGTTGATTGTGGGTGGTTTTGAATACACGGGTAATGCGGCGGATGTGCATGGGCCGTTCCTTGGACCGACGGGGCGCCTCTATTGGTGTCACGGGCGCAAGGGGCATGAGGTCTACAACAAAGACGGCACGCTCGTCTCGAAGGGCAAAGGTGCGCGCATCTGGTCGTGCCTGCCGGATGGGAGCGATGTGCAGGTCTTCGCCGGTGGTGGCATGGATAACCCGGTGGAGCTCGTCTTCACCGAGGCGGGCGACATGCTCGGCACCGTGAATCTTTTCCACGGACGTCCGCGTGGCGATGTGCTGGTGCATTGGCAATACGGCGGCGTCTATCCACGCGATGACATCGGCGGTGTGCTAGATGAATTCGTGCGCACGGGCGATCTGCTGCCGGAGGTGCATAACTTCGGTCACATCGCCATCTCCGGTTTCAATCGCTATCGCTCGGAAGGTTTTGGGAAGAATTTTAAGGACAACCTCTTCGTCACCTTCTTCAACACGCACAAGGTGAAGCGCGTGGTGCTGGAGCGCAGCGGCTCCACTTACAAAGCCAGTGAGCACGATTTCCTCAGCTCCGACAGCCTCGATTTTCATCCCACGGATGTTTTGGAGGATGCCGATGGCAGCCTGTTGGTCATCGATACCGGCGGCTGGTTTCGCAATGGCTGTCCGACTTCCCAGATCGCCAAGCCCGATGTGCGCGGTGGCATCTATCGCATTCGCAAAGTGGATCAAGCCAAGGT
Proteins encoded in this window:
- a CDS encoding DUF1501 domain-containing protein, with translation MLMPYMQSRRNALKKVACGFGYLALAGMANKAGAALAQSPLAAKTPHFKPKAKRVIFIFMQGGPSHVDTFDYKPILTERDGEMRDFMDSRKIANSGTKAASSQRIQKPLWNFKQYGQCGRWASDLFPETAKHSDDLCFIKSMQTEGIAHGPATLFLHTGATNFIRPSMGSWITYGLGTENDNMPGFVTISPSSGNGGPRNFGTAFLPPVYQGTALGKAGAPAAEATIRNLKNGGFDMASQRRQFDLLQAMNAEQLKQHPGNSELEAVINSYELAWRMQGAAPGVIDIANESPATLALYGIGEKDTDNFGRQCLLARRMAESGVRYIQVTYGDNTANPAWDQHSNLPKHEQHARAVDKPIAGLLADLKQRGLLEDTIVWWGAEFGRTPYAEKNGTGRDHNANGFTVWLAGGGVKPGFSYGETDEFGHFAVQDKVHMHDLHATILHLLGLDHEKLTYRYDGRNFRLTDVHGHVVKEIIA
- a CDS encoding DUF1553 domain-containing protein, whose translation is MDFFEKKIRPILAERCYECHAADKKVKGGLLLDTAEGWKKGGDTGPAIIPGDLEKSLVIKAVQYHDTDFQMPPKNKLPQAEIAALEQWVKMGAPDPRTHKVTLAKSGMTVEEGRNFWAYKLPQKGTVPSVKDAAWSRGDVDKFLLAKLESKNLKPSADANKETLVRRVYFDLIGLPPTPEQIDAFVNDKSANAYEKLVDGLLASPHFGERWGRHWLDVVRYAESVTLRGLVYKEAWKYRDYVIDSFNLDVPFNQLVQEHVAGDLMTGSIEQRQRQILGTAFLAMGNTTLEEQDKKQLAMDVVDEQLDTIGKAFMGQALGCARCHDHKFDPIPTKDYYAMAGILRSTRSLETANVSRWVEVGAPLPADLEAKAVAHEKAVAALEKELKDLKAKQNKMVAANIDKGSEKTPKILAPGDLPGIVVDDEQAKKVGEWTHSVYTKSFVGSGYLHDGDSDKGKKTLTFVPDIRKNGNYEVRLAYVHAVNRSASVPVTILTADGEVYLQVNQKEVPPIMGRFVSLGRHRFEKSGAGFVLVSNEGTDGVVGADAVQFIPVEDLANANIVTAPTGSGSEKDKKKDAELAAMNAEVKRMEAEMKRLTESAEVRPKVMSVEEEKEPGDTFVHIRGSVHTLGEKVPRGFMQVAMHGPAPVIPEKQSGRLEFGEWLSSNNNPLTARVYVNRAWHWLFGEGLVRSVDNFGTTGDVPTHPELLDHLAVKFMEEGWSTKKLVRELMLSRAYQMSSVASEAAKQADPENKLLSHANRRRLEAEQIRDTIISLSGQLNLEAKGGPTMKPNTNADYNYKHEETRRSIYMPVLRNSLPDIFEVFDFADPSVVVGKRNTSTVAPQALYLMNHPFVVEQAQLAAKKLLTEGGDDRAKIERAYRSALGRSPTSGEREVALKFVTEAGDGKQALEAWGQFYQVLFASLDFRYLN
- a CDS encoding AraC family transcriptional regulator, which gives rise to MISRAQLLQGLSPFVRFAANPVRDAWRVERRVLRDFLLFQVESGRGELVFDEVTVPLEAGGWYCVPPRVPHVLEGFAPPQMRVPYVHFDAVFHARYADLPMAPAGFLDARHPGIQRDVFAEAGFSLKGRLHPKVFGEAKQQLLRIIELFEQQSVYSRLESSGLLLQLLANLLEGTQHPPQSDAAEAVRFMEISLAEDRVKRMRSKELTEKTGYHPVHLGRLFKQQKGMTPREYQRRLKINRAKDLLRHTNLSLTAIAAQCGFSSLALFSRTFRQLEGMSPSEYIMGKE
- a CDS encoding exodeoxyribonuclease III, translated to MKLVSWNVNGVRSALGKGLLDFMGSSKPEILCLQETKAEQSQVVDMLWPKDYHQFWNSAEKKGYSGTAIFTKEKPQNVTYGMGQKEVDTEGRIVNAEFKDFHLVCVYTPNSQRELERLDYRTNIWDKSFRNHLKKLELSKPVIFCGDLNVAHKEIDLKNPKTNVRNAGFTIEERNSFDETLALGYVDTFREFEKGPSHYSWWSYRPGIRERNIGWRIDYFCLSQKLRKRLKKAWIKPHIMGSDHCPVAIELDY
- a CDS encoding SMI1/KNR4 family protein; translated protein: MSPDSFITKRRVLLLLSITSVLGFALLLAVFRFGPGLAGRMMFYPSPPALPPEIQTDVTNLLAQLELELQTKAPQGLAELKPGLSPEAILEIERKHGLTLPPDIRALYQWRNGQPSGSTNEIIPGHYFQSLEDAVMINKMTQPRGVLDEFILGHQRGWLPIFGDGASDGYFLDTAKTAKPGHFFYHMAEDSHYIYFTSFRNFLAGLNECYAQNIIRYDPAEQVLTEDYQRSQQVWSKYATDVQP